In the Arachis ipaensis cultivar K30076 chromosome B10, Araip1.1, whole genome shotgun sequence genome, one interval contains:
- the LOC107622366 gene encoding 8-hydroxygeraniol dehydrogenase-like, which translates to MYSLDGIVDSVSAVHPLAPLLALLKPNGKLVMVGLPENPLELPMFSLCTGRKMIAGSSIGGMKETQEIIDFATKHNVKPEIEVIAMDYVNTVMECLAKADVKYRFVIDI; encoded by the exons ATGTATAGCTTGGATGGTATTGTTGACTCAGTTTCTGCAGTGCATCCTTTGGCTCCATTGCTGGCTCTATTGAAGCCTAATGGAAAACTTGTGATGGTTGGTTTACCCGAAAATCCTCTGGAGTTGCCAATGTTTTCTCTTTGTACGG GAAGAAAGATGATAGCTGGTAGTAGTATTGGAGGGATGAAGGAGACACAAGAAATTATTGATTTTGCTACTAAACATAACGTGAAACCTGAAATTGAAGTTATTGCAATGGATTATGTAAACACAGTAATGGAGTGCCTCGCAAAAGCAGATGTCAAGTATCGATTTGTTATTGATATCTGA